The proteins below are encoded in one region of Solenopsis invicta isolate M01_SB chromosome 8, UNIL_Sinv_3.0, whole genome shotgun sequence:
- the LOC105204920 gene encoding DNA/RNA-binding protein KIN17, translated as MGKHEVGTPKYIANKIKAKGLQKLRWYCQMCQKQCRDENGFKCHTMSESHHRQLLLFAENAHRYMDQFSREFSEGYLNLLKRQFGTRRVPANRVYQEYISDRGHIHMNATQWLTLTAFVKWLGRTGQCVVDETEKGWFITYIDRDPETLAAQEKKAKKEKMDKDDEERLMDFIGKQIEKAKQDTKEAEGETSKTPLMRPENDTPLILDIKLKPKPKLLPVLEIKEKKVKSEDDQNKSISSKSISEKDEKLKRSNDDETKSIKKLKSDNSPATEGWLREGLMVKVTTKSLGEKYYKAKGVVQSVGTDSFVGKVKLKTPEEVNGHIIRLDQEYLETVIPAIGKKVLILWGKYKGARAIVKKLHIEHYSIDIELESDKKIIKKLPYEQVCKYID; from the exons ATGGGTAAGCATGAAGTTGGCACACCAAAGTACATTGCCAATAAAATTAAAGCCAAAGGCTTACAAAAGTTACGATGGTATTGTCAAATGTGCCAGAAACAGTGTCGCGATGAGAATGGCTTCAAATGTCATACTATGTCAGAGTCGCATCATCGTCAGCTATTGTTATTTGCTGAAAACGCACATCGGTATATGGACCAATTTTCCCGAGAATTTTCAGAAGGATATTTGAATCTGTTAAAGAGGCAATTTGGCACGAGACGAGTGCCAGCAAATCGAGTGTACCAAGAGTACATTTCTGACAGAGGACATATACATATGAACGCTACTCAGTGGTTGACTTTGACTGCGTTTGTGAAATGGCTTGGACGTACTGGACAATGCGTGGTTGATGAGACTGAAAAAG GTTGGTTCATAACATATATCGATAGAGATCCTGAGACTCTCGCTGCACAggagaaaaaagcaaaaaaggaaaaaatggaCAAGGACGATGAGGAGCGACTGATGGATTTTATTGGCAAACAAATAGAGAAGGCAAAACAAGATACAAAAGAAGCTGAAGGCGAAACATCTAAGACGCCACTGATGCGTCCCGAGAATGATACACCTTTGATTCTCGATATAAAGCTAAAACCAAAACCAAAGTTGCTTCCTGTACTTGAAATAAAGGAGAAGAAGGTAAAGAGTGAAGATGATCAGAATAAATCGATTTCAAGTAAATCAATTAgtgaaaaagatgaaaaactGAAAAGATCCAATGATGACGAAACAAAGTCtatcaagaaattaaaaagtgacAATTCTCCTGCGACTGAAGGTTGGCTCAGAGAAGGTTTAATGGTCAAGGTAACTACGAAGAGTCTGGGCGAAAAATACTATAAAGCTAAAGGTGTTGTTCAATCAGTTGGAACAGACAGTTTTGTtggtaaagtaaaattaaagacACCGGAAGAAGTTAACGGACATATTATACGACTAGATCAAGAATATTTGGAGACAGTGATTCCTGCGATAGGTAAAAAGGTTCTAATTCTTTGGGGGAAATATAAAGGTGCGAGAGCAATAGTAAAGAAATTGCATATAGAGCATTATAGTATAGACATTGAACTCGAAAGCgacaagaaaattataaagaaacttCCATATGAACAAGTGTGTAAATATATAGactga